The Cucurbita pepo subsp. pepo cultivar mu-cu-16 chromosome LG05, ASM280686v2, whole genome shotgun sequence nucleotide sequence GCCATGAGAGAGCCCTCGCATCCTGGTGGGCAAAGCTGAGGAATCAGAACACTGAATGGCAAGATCTTGAAGAATAACAGAACCTCGGAAAGTCCAGAGAATAAAACGACATATACGAAGTCTGGAACGCCCATATCTCGATAGACTCCTTTCACGAACAACATGTCCGAGATCATAAACACTGCCATTGAAACCTGGATACTTGAAATAAGTTTCCTAGATGGGACCGACTTCAGGTGACGATTGTAGATTACGCCCCACAACAGCAGGGCTGCTTGGCCAAGAACCTTAGAGATACCCAAAACAGATGACTCAATTTTCAAATGCTCTGTTTGATAAAAGAACATGGTGCCAGTCAGTGCAGGGATTATGCTGTAAGATGCAGCAAACCATGTTAAGGAGTACGCAATTTCAGGTTTTTTCAGCACGGTTAAGAGTTCGGAGAGCTGTTTTTTGATACCAGCATTGGTTGAGCTCCGAGGGAGATTAAGAGAGCGTTCATGAACGATGATGGTTAAGAAAAATTGAAGCGAAAGGAGAATGCCAAAGAACAGGAACATTGCTTGAGGCGAGAACCGATCAATAGCAACGCCTCCCAGAAGATTTCCAAGAATCCCACCAGCAGAGGATGCTACCCAAACAAATGCCTGGAGCTCACCTGAGGAGGATTGTCCAGAATTCTTGGAAGAAATGGACTGCTTTCCTGCTTCTGCAACAATGGCGTCGTTAGCAACCTCGGCTATGGAAGCACCGAGGTTGCTGAGAAGAAGATATATGCTAATGGTTAAAACCGAAATACTTGATGGTGACATGATGGCTATGGGTATCCATGACACTGCCTGTAAGAAAGCTGCGTCAACATAAAACATAAGaggaataaataatttgtgaaAATTGACAACAAAATGCAAGAGCTGGAGAGTAAATTATCCAACATATTAACATAAGACataaaaggttaaattaattgattaatgaCTTGACGTGTTTACCGTTAGGAACCACAAATCTTCACaacaatatgatattgtccactttgagcataagctctcatggctttacttttggtttccctaaAACGCCTCATAcaaatggagatgtattccttactaaTTAACCATCgtaggactccctcccaataatcctcctctcgaataaagtacaccaAAGAGCCTCTCCTGAGGTGTATGGAGCTCTCAAACAGTTTTTCCTTAATTAAGACTCGACTcccttctctagagccctcgaacaaagtacaccctttgttcgatacttgcATCACATTTGTCTACACCTTCGAAGCtctcaacttctttgtttgacatttgaggattttattgacatgggtaagttaagggcatgattctgataccatgttaggaaccacgattctccacaatggtataatattgtccattttgagcataagctctcatgtccttgcttttggtttccccggAAGgactcataccaatgaagatgcaTTCcgtacttataaacccacgatcgtcctcttaattagccaacatgggactccctcccaacaatcctcaacatttaTATGTATAACTCAAGATATATGATCGGTGCCTAGCTTCCTAACACTCGAGCACATAACCTAATGCCTTAAGTGCAGTCCTGTCGTTCATCGTTAAATTACTAAACCTGTACCAATCCTCAGGGGTAATACCAATTCATTTCTCCAGAAACTCATGTAATTAGCAGTGTAGTGCAGATCTATATCCTTGCATGATCATGTGGGCGGAAGTCTATGATTAACAAAAGCAATCATATAAAACGATCAATATGAACAGATAGACAAAGTGAAGAAAATCCCTTCAGTTGACAGTTGCCTTTAGATTGATCAAAAGCATTTTTGGGTACCCAAATGAACCTCCTACTCAAGATCTTCATGAGATTAACATAAAAGTGCTCTGAAAAACATCAAAAGTACATTATGGTAATGCAAATTTGTTGTGGGATCTTATCTGTAATGAAGTTCTTCAGGTTGGATAACCGATTAAGAACATACATCTCTGCAACTACTGGAATAAACAAATTGGCACTCGCAAGAGGAATTCTCTAATTCAAATTGTTCAAGCAATTGAAAGGAGAGGAACTAAAATCCAAGGCGTGATCCGACAAATCAATCGAGTAGTTGCATAAACATTTTCCAGATGTTTCAGAACAAAGAAACCTAACAACAAATCAATCGAATTCAAACGAATAAAACAGAGATTTAAACAATAGGAAGGAGATTACCTCCAATAGCGATGTAAGGGATGCGATGTTGGCCGGAAATATAAACGGCGTCAGAGAGAATCCCGTAGAGAGGCTTGGCGACCATGGGAAGATTGGCGGAGTTCTGAAGAAGCTGGAGAGTAGAAGGGTCGACATTGAGACCGTCCTTGAGGAAGAAGTTAACCGCCATCCATGGAAAGCACCGGAAACCCTGAACCCAATACCCCAATCCGAGAACCTTCCGGATCGGATTATCACCATTCGATTTCACCATCGTAGAGAGTGAGGAAAAAACAACTGTCTTcggaaattgaaggaaatatAGGCAGAATTTAGAGAGATGGGAGCTTGTCGCGACGGTGATGGTGGCGGGGGCGGTGGAGACGGCGGTGGTGGAGCTGGCAATAGTATCTTGATTTTGGAAGTAATTGCCGTTGTATGGACACAGGTGGTTTTTActgttgacttttttttttacaaacaaaaaaaaaaaaaaaaaaaaaaaaNataattataatttttaataatctaataaattcgtaataatttagtctttatattttttttaatttgtaaggATTCAGTCATTATTGtaccaattattattaaaatttaataagattTTTCTATAAAAGTCGAAcattaaactaataataaaaaataaaaaaaaagacaatatttatgtTGAAATGGAGTATATTCTTGAAGtcaaaaatattcaaaatgtcttttaatttattattattatttatttatttatttatttattattattttttttactttttgtatCTATCCATCTTTTTATAGATGATTATTAACTTACCAAAAACTAAGGTAAGTcgagaaaaatattttgaatttattctgcgtgtataatatttaagaaaaatattaaaattatcacTAATCATTTACATCAAAATCTTTATAAGCTTTTCCTataaaaaaacgaagaaaaaaaaactggtTTATCTTTGTTCACATAGCCTCAGACCTCACGTGCCATGTTGACTCAATTactattagaaaaagaaattagtaatggcttaaaaaatgatatgaactcTTGATACTTAATACTCATTTGGGTCTAAATGTCCATACATCTCATTTGGTGTACGATAAATGAGGTTTGCTTAGAATTTTAGGgatcaaacaaaatatttaagagaccaaattaatattaattttatattagaaaactaaatttaaacttttgataTCGTAAAAggattaaatttgaaattaaaaaagaaaaagctcgtaaaacaattttcatatcaaataGCTCTGGAGCATACACAAGACTCTAATGTATTTCAACTCCACAAACCGTCAGCTACCATCACGAGCCACACAAGCTTAGATACcatctaaaaagaaaagagtaaagAGTAGCGTGAACGAGTTTAAAAAACACTTACCAATTAGCTCACTTGTAGGTTCTCAATTATCCACGCATAGAGAAGATTATAGACTAGATTCTCTCTTAGGCCATCACTACTAATGTGGTTAAGACCTAGTAAGCTCTTTTGCGTTCATCTGTAACAGGGAAGTTTCATTTCAAGTTCAAATGTTCATCTACAACCGGGAAGTTTCATTTCAAGTTCAAATAATCTAGCTCTAGCTCATCTGAGTTTATCTCAATTATTCGATTCACCTTTAAGTTCCATCTGAGCTTATCCCAATCATTAGATTCACCTTAAGTTTAGAAGTTAATCTAGTTATGCTCCTTATTGTTCCCTGCAATTCGTGTAATTGTTTTAACTCTAGTATATATACGAATCTTGTCTATCGAAACAGTTCACTACTAGAGATTAGTTCTTAAACTCTAATAGTCCCTATATACAATAATCATAACCGAGTGACTCTCATTCTATTAACTACTATGATATTATCCAAATGGGTCAATAAAAATAGGTTCAATACCGACGTAATAATTAGAAACTCTACGATCCTCACATAATGACTTGATAACATTGTATATCATATGCATCTAGAGCACAACCATGTATCTACCAACTACTCTAATACAAATGTGGACCTTGTCAACGGGATAGATAATTACTAAAAGTTTGCTCGCAACCCTCTAATAGTCTCATTGTATAACCATAAGGGAAGTGCCCTCGTGTCTTGACCAGCTTCTAAAATACAATGTGAACGTTTGTCTATCAATTTATATAAGCACAACTATATTTATTGCACAAGTCAAAAATGTATAAATCGTACCCAAAATATAccaatctaaatttttatgatcATTCTTTCATACAATTCAAACATAGATCATACAAACTCAACTTACCTTCTCAATTCTAGATTTTATACACTTAGCTTAGCAAACTCAAACTCGTAAGCGAAACAATCACTTCTGGAACCTGATTAAGAAGTGTTTGTTGGACGATGAATAAGaacatttcaaaactactCAATTGAGAGACACAAAatgcaagaacaaagaagacgATGGAAAAAGAACTTTCAAGACATATAACAAGAAGGAATCTAGTCAGATTTAGAGATGTTAAGAGTGTACTACTCAATTGAGAGAGACAAAATGTAAGAACAAAGAAGACGGTGGAAAAAGATCTTTCAAGGAATAAAACAAGAAGGAATCTAGAGAGATTTAGAGATGAGCATAAGAGTCATAGAAAGTCCCTATGAATTCCATTCCAAAGTTAAAAGAAGTGTGCAAAACAGCTGTCTGATATATTCCAAACTCGTGTAACCCACAAATACCATAAAGTTAAAGCTAAGTGATTATATCAATACTCTATTCCCACGTTAACATATAAATGAACTTTCAGAAGAAAATGGACAGCCACTAAGATCAAATTCCTCTATACATTTTTCACTTTACGCATCATTGTCTAACACATGGATCTTTGGACTGATTGTACTACATTTGCACCTACACAACATCATGGACCTCATATAAGATAGATTACTAACCCAGAATGAAATAAATCGATGAAACCAAACTAAACCGAACTAAACCGAACCAAACTATATCAATTGGTTTGAagggtatttatttttattggttcttctaaattttctaaGGGTGTATTCATATCCACTTTGCCTGTTAAGGTAACATCAAACATAGAAGCAAAAAGAggtaaaaaatcaaaagagcTGAAAATGATGTTTGTCTTGATTATTGATGTAAAGGAAATGGCAACCTTACTTGAACAGCTTCTATTCTATAGGTTGTACAATGTCATGCCTGGGTTCTAAAATGGAAATGATCAAAACTTTAACTGAAGATACAACAGTGTTTTCTTATCATAAATATTTCCTTTTGTACATCTAACTGAAAATTATTGCCTTTTTAGTTAGAAGCAAAAGTACAGAATAGAGTCGAACCAAAACAAAACGGGATAGAAGAATGGGAAAAAAAACCTCCTATTATAGCAAATACTTCTCGACAACAGTCCGCCCGAACTTTTCTTGAATATCCTTTGGAGTCTCgatctgaaaaatataatggACAAAAATGTAAGTATAAAAATCTTATGTGGGATTGGAAGATATTAACCATGTAAACTCAATGGCTACTTACTGCATTCAGAGCTTTGAAGAGGGCCTTCAGAGTGTTGTGGGGGTTCCTTGAGCCAACAACctattatttgaactcaagTTAGAGGTGGGGAAGGAGCAAAGCATAATCTATTAACCTCCATAATAAAGGACAGGTATAAATTACCTTagatttgatatttttaaaaccagCCAGATTCAAAACAGTTTGAACAGTTTTCCCTGCTTTCATGCCTGTCGTAGTTGATGCTGGCCAAAGATATACCTTAACAAACAGAAAGAAACCATAAGTTTCTATCAAATGAACCCTAtacaaaatttctttttttttttcgtttttttttttattattttattttattttattttattttttcgcTCGATCGACAAGCTACGGATCATCCAGAACTAGAACAAGAAACAGTTTTAGTCAAGCAACCCGGTGTGTGTTGAGGGGGCAACACATTGGCTTCCTCCACTGCGGTATTTCATCTCTTTGGTGTTTTCCAGGTTCAGGGCCCCTCAATCCGAGATAATAGGGCGAGTGAACTATTAATgcagggaaaagaaaattagaaatggTTGAgtacctttgtttttttgtattcCGTCTGTATTGCATGTGCAATTGTGTGTTCCTCATGGCGTTCCACATAATGAAGATTTTGGAAACATTTCTCGTATGCCTGCTTAAAAGCATCAAATTAATCTACACAATAATAATGTAAACTGAAAAACTATAAAGTCCTATGCACATTGGGACACCACCAAGGTTCTTACAACATATTTGTTAACTAGAAATATACTCGTTCTGAAGgattaattttcatatctaaaaattacaatactcaaaaaaaaaaaaaaaaaaaaaaaaaaaaaaaaaaaaaaaaaaaaaaaaaaaaaaaaaaaaaaaaaaaaaNNNNNNNNNNNNNNNNNNNNNNNNNNNNNNNNNNNNNNNNNNNNNNNNNNNNNNNNNNNNNNNNNNNNNNNNNNNNNNNNNNNNNNNNNNNNNNNNNNNNNNNNNNNNNNNNNNNNNNNNNNNNNNNNNNNNNNNNNNNNNNNNNNNNNNNNNNNNNNNNNNNNNNNNNNNNNNNNNNNNNNNNNNNNNNNNNNNNNNNNNNNNNNNNNNNNNNNNNNNNNNNNNNNNNNNNNNNNNNNNNNNNNNNNNNNNNNNNNNNNNNNNNNNNNNNNNNNNNNNNNNNNNNNNNNNNNNCCCCCCCCAAATGCCTAATCCACTGTGATGAAGAGGCTTGATCACAGACCATGCCTAAACAAGTGAAACCCTTTTTGAGGTTCTAGGGACCAAAGACAGTAGTAGATATAGGCATGCTAGAGAAAGTAGCTTGAGTCAGGGATTAGCTTCCCTCTTGGATAAGACTTGTTTCCTCTCTTTGTACATTTTACTCTATCTTCCTTGCAGACAACTAAAATCAATTTAGTTCCCCCACCCCCAAAGCCTCAAAATTTCAAGCCAGTTCTGAATCTTCAGAAAATGGTACGGAGGATTTGTGTGAGTGTTCTGGATGGGCAAAAACGAGGAGGAAACTGTCATTTTTGTACCAGCGGAAAAATGGGAATTGGGGTGGAAATCCTCATCCGGGATGATAATTAGTTTCATCCAAAAAACTGAAAACTCTAACCgagcttcaaattcaaactgTTGCAACAAAAGCTGACCAAAACCAATCGATCCTTCACTCTAAGAGTAAAAGGGAGATgaattccttaaaaaaaaaaaaggaaaagccaaCTAAACCAAAAGTCTGTAAGCATAAAGATAAGAGGAAAAGATAATCCTAGATTTCTCCTAGCTTGCCCTAGCATAATCATAGAAAGTGCTATAGAAAGTAGGGGAACTATACTTTTGGTCCTtcgaatttgaatttggtttcTATTTGGTCCTCGAATTCAAGTCTAGATAACATGTCATCAAAAACTATCATGTCATCATTTTGTTGATAATCAACAAAGGTTAACTCTAATAGGGACCATTtagaaacaatttcaaattttagggactaattcaatttcaaaatttagggaTCCAAATGTCACTTCAGAGACCTcaagaaactaaaattaaatctcCAGAACCAAAAGGGTTAGTTTTGAAAACTCTAGGACCAAATAGAAACACAGTTCAAATCTCAAGGGCCACAAATGTATTTTACCCTAGAGAGTAAAgagcccaaaagagaaaattttccaagGAGCATTCACAATGAAGGCTGTAAACATGGATGCCATTGGATAAAGAATTGAGCAAAGAATTAACAGGGAGTGGTCTGAACTTCTCAAGGATCCATACTCTGATGTCGAGCCTCCAAAATGTTACAGATTGGGAATTCTCAGAACAGCAACAAGGATCCTCCAAATACCTCCATCCGTAGTttcaaaaatgaataaaaaaggCCCGAGTCCATAGCTGGATTAAAGAGACTtgcaataatatatatatatatatatatatatatatatatatNTAGCTTCATGAAGTATTGGGGCCACCTTGCACACACATTGATTAACCTCACATGACAAGCACTAGACCTTATTACACTTGATTCTCaagtaaatttgaaaaatattaaagtttagGTAGGTGGTCACGAAGCTCTATACTTTTTTCATTGACCTTGTTGACTCTGATGTTAGAACTCCCCAAAAGATTTTCAAGCTTGAAGATTTTGAATCCACGAGctatgaaaaaggaaaacacagccatttGGTTAGCAAAATTTAGTTGTGCTTACTCATGTTCCGACTTGATCCCTAAATAAGCTTAGGTCAAGACAAACATAATCCATCTAAACAAGTGATTGCTATCTTTGGGAGCGAGTCTTTCCCTTAAAAGgtccttttaaaatttctttgatCTTTTTCACCACTAAAACTAGAATGTGGAACATTGAGAGAACATGTGGAACAGAAAAAATCATTTGAGATGTTCTTTAACACCGCTGAGAGAACCTAGACTAGATTTTTACCAAAACTTGGAGATCGAAAAAGTGGTAAAACAGAGGCTTTCCTCTGTGCAAAAAACATAGATAGTTAAAGGGAAGTAAACTTGCCTTGCACACCCAGATAGAACAATTATCTCCAACTCAAAGCTGATTTGTGGATTCCAATAGCCACAAATTTCTCTAGGCTTACTTTTAAGACCCAAGAAGGTTTCAAAAGATTTCTAGCTTTCCTTTCAGCAAGAGTTTAGAagatgtgtgtgtgtgtgtgggggGGGNNNNNNNNNNNNNNNNNNNNNNNNNNNNNNNNNNNNNNNNNNNNNNNNNNNNNNNNNNNNNNNNNNNNNNNNNNNNNNNNNNNNNNNNNNNNNNNNNNNNNNNNNNNNNNNNNNNNNNNNNNNNNNNNNNNNNNNNNNNNNNNNNNNNNNNNNNNNNNNNNNNNNNNNNNNNNNNNNNNNNNNNNNNNNNNNNNNNNNNNNNNNNNNNNNNNNNNNNNNNNNNNNNNNNNNNNNNNNNNNNNNNNNNNNNNNNNNNNNNNNNNNNNNNNNNNNNNGGGGGGGGGCATCTACAAATTAGAGACAAGTGACATGTGTGTCATCTTTCTAATCTTAAACAATTCTACTAGCCAATCTTCCTAACCTATatcaagaagaagattaaGACAATCGACCACAATTAAGGAAGGTGGGTAAGGAACATTCAACTTGCACAACAAAGGACTTGAAAGTACTATGCTCAGTAGGGAGAAATTGAATGACATTAGAAATATCATCATAACTAATATTCAACGACTTGTAAGATGAAATGTAATTAGTTATTACTATGAAAATGTAACAATAAATAGGAACAAGACCCAGTCAAGAACTTTAAATTCCAACATGCATGTcaaatcaacttttttttattaaaaagaaaactgatGAGTCTTAAATGGAATAGAACAATTCACAAGGCTGTAAGGCAACTAAGAGTTAACCTCAAAACATAGTTCACCATCACATAGCATAAATTTCAGaattaatataacatttagatcatctttaaaacgagtctCACAAGTCTTGAATAGTTGAATAGGACAAGACAACCAACAGAATTGTAGGGCAATTAGGATCAGTCTTCAAATCATAGCTCACagtaacaaataatataacataatcaAGTCAAATGGCAAGGATACaagaaattttgttaaaactATGAACTCTAAAGTACATTGGTCAATCTACACAATAACTAAATTTGTGAAACTTAATATTACCAATTAAGTGAAATAGTAAAGTAAacatttatgaataaaattcaATGTCTCTCACTTGACATCGTGACATATTCAATTTCTATCTCATTTACATAGATCCATCCATGTGATTCCATCCATTGACAATTGGATTTCAATTAAAACCTAGCTAAATATTTTCAAAGCAAGTCAATCAACACACTCAGAATATACCTTAAACGATTAAATTTCCTATCTGTATTATTCTATGACTCGAACTTTAAGCATTTTAtcagttttttaattttcagtaAAACTAAATGAGTAAGTATAACGGAGTCTACTGAATAGCACAAACAACATGCCTTTTGTAAAGCAATCGGTACTGCAGGTCCTTTGGCTTTCGCATAACCAACAATGCCATGATAGTTCCCACAAGCCAAGAGAGCAGTGTATTTGATAACTTGTCCACCCTAGATCATACAAAGCTTACAATCATCAAATACATATTATTTCAATACCAAGTGTAGATGGGTGGTTGCATACCTTCGTAACTTTACAAGTTCTGTTCACATCAATTAATTTCACATCAAAGCCCTGACATAAATTTGTAACAAATGAAGTTAATatcttctattaaaaaaatgtaaaacatttcataaactataatataaaagaagttAATACGCATTGAAATCTCTTTTCAAGAAAATgacaatgaaaaataaaaatatgaatttcaCCTACATTGGTTCATCATATATGAACCaatgtatatatatgcatattaTAAGAGACGAGAAAAGATATCTGTGTTAAAATATCTCCGAAAATCTAGATCAATATTACTTTCAAGAATAATTGATCGCTCCCACCAACAAAAGGATACTTCATATATGTCTCAATGAAACCAGTTATAAAACTGTTTTTGCTGAAACCAGTTATAAAACTGTTTTTGCTGAAACCAATTATAACACTGTGAGCAAAAGCTCTAATCATGAATAATGAGAgctttttttcttgtatttttgAAAACGTGGTAATCGAACATAGTCAGAAAGCATGCTTCAGGCTTCAAATCCGAAACAAAGAAGCTCTGTTTAGAATTACATTCACAAATGCTTCGCTTTAAACTAAGCAAAAAAGTACGTACCACATAAAGATGTAgggaaacaaacagaaactCATGCCTAATCTCTAACTATTTTGTCATAGACCTTCAAATACTGGTGCACGACAGtgaaattaaatcataaagaagaaatttaGCAACTAATGAATCCACAAATTTAGCTGAGAACTATCAACTGCTTAAAAAGACAGAAAACGACAATGTAAAAGGCATAGACAGGATAATGGAGTAACATACTTTTCGATAAAGAggccttcttttcttctcagTTAAAGAATTTCTCTCCTCTGCAAGATCTCGGATTTCTTCTTCTAGaacctttcctttctttccaaAGGTATGATCCAGCTCTGCTAGCTTCTCTTCAAGCTTCTTATCTATAGCATTAAGCTTCTCCAGTAGTATATCATCCCTTTCTTTCATGTCATCAAACTCTTCCTCATCATCGTCATCAACCCCTTGTATCATTTGCTTCTCTTTTTCAAATCCTGATTGCTCCATGAGATCAACCGATGGACCTACCTGTTCATGTTGAATGACTCCATAGTTAGCAGGACTATTTGGGTCATAAGCTTCCTTCCACTCCACTAATCTCATAGCCCTATTTAACTTTTGCTGAAGAATGAATTTTTCCTTGCCCTCTGCTACTTTCAAGCGATTCATTAATTCACCAATCACTCGGTATTCAGGACGAAGCCGGAAGTGCTTTTGCTCAAACTTGTCGATTTTACTCATCCATTTGAAAGCATCCTCGATGTTGTCTGTCAAAAACATGTTGCAGATGCAGGAAGATTTTAACACAAGCCCACAAAGTTACAAAAACTACAAATCTGGTTCAATAAATTCTCTTTTGGTTAAGAAACAGAAGTCATCTTCCCATGTTAAGATCAAATAATGGTATAACTTAATAAACTGCTCAAATCTAGCAGCATTCTGATGAAcgttataaaaatttgaacccaCATGCTATTGCAACAAGTACCAAAGAACGACATAAACAAAAGCTTGAACCATCATGCATtcccaaaatcaaaaccatgtAGGAAATGGAGATATTATCCAAAACAAATTGTCATACCTGTCTCAGTGAAGTTCTTGAGCAATTCCTCATGCCTCTTGAATTTCCTCTCAAACTCATCAAACCTCTTTTTGAGGGATTCAGAACTGAACCTCTCGTCTTCTTCATCACTATCAGAATCAGAGGGCTCTTCATAGGCGTTCAAGTTCCCAGTATCCTTTAACTTTTCCTTCTCGAGCTTCTCTATCAATGGCCCTACACCCATATAATCCTCCCTATCTTCATCGTCAATATCCTTGGTATCAAGACCAGCCCTTCTCCTCTGCTCCCTTTCTCTCTGCTTCTCCTTCTCCACCTCAGCAAGAAGATCTTGCACAACTCTAGCTGAAGCAGTAGAGTAACAACGCGCCGCCGAAGTCTTCGGTATTTCCTCAAACGGGAAGCGTGCGAAACTGGAGATTTTCCGGGAAATATGAATTGGGGTTTTGATGGGGTTTTGCTGCACGACCTGGTTGAGAATCAGACGCGACCAAGAAAATGCTTGCGATTTGTTCACCATTTCTTCGAATCCAAAACTTCAATCACACATCAACACGGGTTcttcaaattcataaaatgTACAGatcattcaattcaatcaTACAATCTTTTCCCAAGAAAGACATTGCATTGTTGGTACGGCGGAGTGAGATTGCAGTATAGAGAAACGGAGATAAAacgagaagaaaagaaagcggCGGCGGGACGTGCCGGCGACCGGAAAGAAGCCAGAGACGGGGTTTGGGTAAGAGCTACTGTAATGCAGGGAGTGTAGGGTTTACATTTTTGTTCCCCctctttttaagaaaataagaattttgttaataattaaattatttttagtacaataatttaaatcatttctcatataaaatttgtaaataagtaaacatttaatttaataattttaaaaaatatcctaaACTATTCTTTAATATTcttatactttaaaaaatatatatatatatatatatatattaataaatgaacCGAAATTATTTATCTACAGTTAAAACGGTAAAATCTAAATCGATAAATTTTGTAACCTTTttcaacaaagatttgaagtcAATTTTGTAAGTTTCTTTCGGGTATAGGTCAATCTATTGTTTTTTAGAATCTTGTTACTATTGGGGTTTTAAGAGCACTTTTCGGGTAAGTTTTGACCTTCTTGGCTTAAACCCAATAGTTATGCACTCGAGTTAGAAATCtttctttgaatttgttttagGAGGTGCATCGACTAATCGTAAGTGATACTTGGTCTTATACGA carries:
- the LOC111795451 gene encoding uncharacterized protein LOC111795451, translated to MVNKSQAFSWSRLILNQVVQQNPIKTPIHISRKISSFARFPFEEIPKTSAARCYSTASARVVQDLLAEVEKEKQREREQRRRAGLDTKDIDDEDREDYMGVGPLIEKLEKEKLKDTGNLNAYEEPSDSDSDEEDERFSSESLKKRFDEFERKFKRHEELLKNFTETDNIEDAFKWMSKIDKFEQKHFRLRPEYRVIGELMNRLKVAEGKEKFILQQKLNRAMRLVEWKEAYDPNSPANYGVIQHEQVGPSVDLMEQSGFEKEKQMIQGVDDDDEEEFDDMKERDDILLEKLNAIDKKLEEKLAELDHTFGKKGKVLEEEIRDLAEERNSLTEKKRRPLYRKGFDVKLIDVNRTCKVTKGGQVIKYTALLACGNYHGIVGYAKAKGPAVPIALQKAYEKCFQNLHYVERHEEHTIAHAIQTEYKKTKVYLWPASTTTGMKAGKTVQTVLNLAGFKNIKSKVVGSRNPHNTLKALFKALNAIETPKDIQEKFGRTVVEKYLL
- the LOC111794639 gene encoding probable folate-biopterin transporter 7 isoform X2 is translated as MVIIRSGRFSDWGIGFRVSGAFHGWRLTSSSRTVSMSTLLLSSFFRTPPIFPWSPSLSTGFSLTPFIFPANIASLTSLLEAVSWIPIAIMSPSSISVLTISIYLLLSNLGASIAEVANDAIVAEAGKQSISSKNSGQSSSGELQAFVWVASSAGGILGNLLGGVAIDRFSPQAMFLFFGILLSLQFFLTIIVHERSLNLPRSSTNAGIKKQLSELLTVLKKPEIAYSLTWFAASYSIIPALTGTMFFYQTEHLKIESSVLGISKVLGQAALLLWGVIYNRHLKSVPSRKLISSIQVSMAVFMISDMLFVKGVYRDMGVPDFVYVVLFSGLSEVLLFFKILPFSVLIPQLCPPGCEGSLMAFVMSAIALAFIVSGCLGVALASYVGVTASNFSGLPHGLIIQAICTLLPLSCSWCIPDDVKAKDKGNANAKDRRKDSKKQQ
- the LOC111794639 gene encoding probable folate-biopterin transporter 7 isoform X1; the protein is MVKSNGDNPIRKVLGLGYWVQGFRCFPWMAVNFFLKDGLNVDPSTLQLLQNSANLPMVAKPLYGILSDAVYISGQHRIPYIAIGAFLQAVSWIPIAIMSPSSISVLTISIYLLLSNLGASIAEVANDAIVAEAGKQSISSKNSGQSSSGELQAFVWVASSAGGILGNLLGGVAIDRFSPQAMFLFFGILLSLQFFLTIIVHERSLNLPRSSTNAGIKKQLSELLTVLKKPEIAYSLTWFAASYSIIPALTGTMFFYQTEHLKIESSVLGISKVLGQAALLLWGVIYNRHLKSVPSRKLISSIQVSMAVFMISDMLFVKGVYRDMGVPDFVYVVLFSGLSEVLLFFKILPFSVLIPQLCPPGCEGSLMAFVMSAIALAFIVSGCLGVALASYVGVTASNFSGLPHGLIIQAICTLLPLSCSWCIPDDVKAKDKGNANAKDRRKDSKKQQ